One Syntrophobacterales bacterium genomic region harbors:
- a CDS encoding LysR family transcriptional regulator: protein MRDPASPLQVRSKIWLEIDGEPVFGRGREELLRLIQKGSSINAAAKQMGIPYRKVWTYIDAMEKRLGFSLVIRQKGGVGGGASSLTPEAVLMLDKFTALQRGMNELIDYKFRELFL, encoded by the coding sequence ATGAGAGACCCCGCGTCCCCACTACAGGTGCGCTCCAAAATCTGGCTGGAGATCGACGGCGAACCGGTTTTCGGCCGGGGGCGAGAAGAGTTGCTGCGCCTGATTCAGAAAGGAAGTTCGATCAATGCCGCGGCGAAGCAGATGGGAATTCCCTACCGCAAGGTATGGACGTACATTGATGCCATGGAAAAGCGACTCGGTTTTTCCCTGGTAATCCGGCAAAAAGGGGGGGTTGGCGGAGGAGCCTCCTCCCTAACCCCCGAGGCGGTTCTGATGCTGGATAAATTCACCGCGCTGCAACGGGGAATGAATGAGCTGATCGACTACAAGTTCCGGGAGCTTTTTTTATGA
- a CDS encoding extracellular solute-binding protein, with product MRYGLVLWAALFLSALPVFCPNANAGEDLLVFAGAASQPPTEEAAAAFEKKTGLGVDLIFGGSGFVLSQMMLAQKGDIYFPGSSDFMEIARKKGAIVAETEQKVAYLVLAINVQKGNPKGIHNLRDLIKPGISVAIANPEGVCVGLYAVETIEKEFSPAEKAAFKKNLVNYTESCEKTATAISLKAVDAVLGWSVFQHWDPARIETIPLKKSEILRIGYIPVAVASYSKNQARARQFIAFLLSEEGKAIYRKYHYFMSPEEASVWIGAKKPVGGEYALPAEWRPK from the coding sequence ATGCGTTATGGATTGGTTCTGTGGGCGGCTTTGTTTTTATCGGCTCTGCCCGTTTTTTGTCCAAACGCCAATGCCGGTGAAGACCTGCTGGTTTTTGCCGGCGCCGCCAGTCAGCCCCCGACCGAGGAGGCGGCTGCTGCCTTTGAAAAAAAGACCGGGCTCGGGGTTGATCTTATTTTCGGCGGCTCGGGGTTCGTTCTTTCCCAGATGATGCTTGCCCAAAAGGGGGACATCTACTTTCCCGGTTCATCGGATTTCATGGAGATTGCCAGAAAAAAAGGGGCGATTGTTGCCGAAACCGAGCAAAAGGTGGCTTACCTTGTCCTGGCTATCAACGTGCAGAAGGGAAATCCCAAGGGAATTCATAACCTCCGCGACCTGATCAAACCGGGGATCAGTGTGGCCATCGCCAATCCCGAAGGGGTTTGCGTCGGACTCTACGCTGTGGAAACCATCGAGAAGGAGTTTTCCCCGGCCGAGAAGGCCGCCTTCAAAAAGAATCTGGTAAACTACACGGAAAGCTGCGAGAAAACCGCCACGGCTATCTCGCTGAAAGCGGTGGATGCGGTCCTCGGCTGGAGCGTCTTTCAACACTGGGATCCGGCGCGGATTGAAACCATCCCGCTGAAGAAAAGCGAAATATTACGCATCGGCTATATCCCGGTTGCCGTGGCATCCTACAGCAAAAACCAGGCGCGTGCCCGACAGTTTATCGCTTTTCTCCTTTCCGAAGAAGGAAAGGCGATCTATCGCAAGTACCATTACTTCATGTCTCCCGAAGAGGCGAGCGTCTGGATCGGCGCCAAAAAGCCGGTCGGCGGCGAATATGCGCTGCCGGCGGAATGGCGGCCCAAATGA
- a CDS encoding ABC transporter permease, with the protein MSLRRVSILFAFSTFALFAVLVLSLFYFYRGGLFMETLLAERTLFSIRLSVFSATVAALLATALAVPSAYALSRCDFPGKDAIDTILELPLIVSPAALGAMLLIFFSNPLGNWIQTRGMQFVFDSNGIILAQFVTTLGVATRLTKAAMDEIPRRYEDVARTLGASPAAAFFNVTLPLCKRGLIAAFILSWAKALGEFGATITLAGTMAMKTETLPVAIFMKLSTADIDGTVVLILIMTAIGVGTLYAVRLIGRKGMHA; encoded by the coding sequence ATGAGCCTGCGCCGGGTTTCGATCCTTTTCGCGTTCAGCACTTTCGCGCTCTTTGCGGTGCTGGTGCTGTCGCTGTTTTATTTTTACCGGGGCGGGCTGTTTATGGAGACCCTGCTTGCGGAAAGAACGCTCTTTTCCATCCGCCTCAGCGTCTTTTCGGCGACCGTGGCGGCGCTTCTTGCCACCGCCCTTGCCGTTCCGTCAGCCTATGCACTGTCGCGCTGCGACTTTCCGGGAAAGGATGCCATCGACACCATACTGGAGCTGCCGCTGATCGTCTCTCCCGCCGCCCTCGGCGCGATGCTCCTGATTTTCTTCAGCAACCCGCTCGGAAACTGGATACAGACCCGCGGGATGCAGTTCGTTTTCGATAGCAACGGGATTATCCTTGCCCAGTTCGTAACAACGCTCGGCGTCGCTACCCGCCTGACCAAGGCGGCGATGGACGAGATCCCCAGGCGCTACGAAGATGTGGCGCGCACCCTGGGCGCTTCTCCTGCCGCCGCCTTTTTCAATGTTACCCTGCCCTTGTGCAAACGGGGGCTGATTGCGGCGTTCATCCTCTCCTGGGCGAAGGCCCTGGGGGAATTCGGCGCCACCATTACGCTGGCCGGGACGATGGCGATGAAAACCGAAACTCTGCCGGTGGCGATCTTCATGAAGCTTTCCACCGCCGATATCGACGGAACCGTCGTGCTGATCCTCATCATGACGGCCATCGGCGTCGGCACCCTGTATGCGGTCAGGCTGATCGGCCGAAAGGGGATGCATGCTTGA
- a CDS encoding ABC transporter ATP-binding protein has translation MLELRDVAVQAGDFSLGGISLKVAQGSCHVIVGATGSGKTLLLESILGLKRPSRGSILLSGREITDQPLEKRGISYVPQDLALFPHLTVEDNILYGLRMKGVQDPEHGRMVEMLIETVGIKELLQRSIKNLSGGERQRVALVRAIAAGNNHLLLDEPFSALHQGLRRELWYLLKELQKRFSLTVLMVTHDMEEAFFLGERVTVMIDGAIRQTGTARDVYEKPADIEVARFFGIGNIFVCRVKALTASALHVVCDSLRVELTIPMSAARLRPPAIGAPCTLGIRPENVMVLRADRPSHSQENLLAGILTGILLKGASHTLLFLPAGSATVVEIEVPDYVLKKLQLHVGDGISIFFKGETLFLL, from the coding sequence ATGCTTGAGTTAAGGGATGTTGCGGTGCAAGCGGGGGATTTTTCCCTCGGCGGCATCTCGCTTAAGGTAGCTCAGGGGAGCTGTCATGTCATTGTCGGCGCCACCGGCAGCGGCAAAACGCTGCTGCTGGAGTCAATCCTCGGGTTGAAAAGACCCTCGCGGGGAAGCATCCTGCTTTCTGGCAGGGAGATCACCGACCAGCCTTTGGAAAAGCGGGGAATCTCCTATGTTCCCCAGGATCTGGCGCTTTTCCCCCATCTGACGGTGGAGGACAACATCCTCTATGGCCTGCGGATGAAGGGCGTCCAAGACCCGGAACATGGCCGGATGGTGGAGATGCTGATCGAGACCGTCGGCATCAAGGAGCTGCTGCAGCGGTCGATCAAGAATCTGAGCGGCGGCGAGCGGCAGCGGGTTGCCTTAGTCAGGGCGATCGCCGCCGGCAACAATCATCTGCTCCTGGACGAACCGTTCTCGGCGTTGCACCAGGGGCTGCGGCGGGAGCTCTGGTATCTGCTCAAGGAGCTGCAGAAACGCTTTTCGCTTACCGTGCTGATGGTGACCCACGATATGGAGGAGGCTTTTTTCCTCGGCGAGCGGGTCACGGTCATGATCGACGGCGCCATCCGCCAGACCGGGACGGCGAGGGATGTTTACGAAAAACCGGCGGATATAGAGGTGGCCCGGTTCTTCGGCATTGGCAACATCTTTGTCTGTCGGGTGAAAGCGCTGACCGCATCGGCGCTGCATGTCGTCTGTGATTCGCTGAGAGTGGAACTGACCATCCCGATGAGCGCCGCCCGCTTACGCCCTCCCGCAATAGGCGCCCCTTGCACATTGGGGATCAGACCGGAAAATGTCATGGTGCTGAGAGCCGATCGCCCGAGTCATTCTCAGGAGAACCTGCTTGCCGGAATCCTGACCGGCATCCTGCTCAAGGGCGCCTCCCATACCCTGCTTTTCCTGCCTGCGGGAAGCGCAACCGTTGTGGAGATTGAAGTCCCCGATTATGTATTGAAAAAATTGCAGTTGCACGTCGGGGACGGCATTTCGATTTTTTTCAAGGGCGAAACCCTGTTTTTACTGTGA
- a CDS encoding hydroxyacid dehydrogenase gives MNKIMLVERIHPAGEAMLAKKAKLVYPQPQNLEGILSAIGDCNALVVRNTKITRQIMEAAPQLAVIGRHGVGYDTVDIAAAADLGITVVYTPAANTESVVEIAIGFIICLGRKIVEAHAVMQSEQLLSDTATMPILTRQKGLINADLWGKTLGVVGVGRIGSSVAKRMKAAFNMRVLGYDPYVDEETLSGYGVQKMSCLKEMLPQCDFVNIHCSGGAKTRHLLDAGMLALMKKDAYLINTARGTVVDEAALIDALQSKQLAGAALDVYDPEPPRPGNPLLHMKNVIVTPHFCAMTEESLYNMATMVAQGVVDVLEGRQPQYPVI, from the coding sequence ATGAACAAAATTATGTTGGTAGAGCGGATTCACCCGGCAGGGGAGGCGATGCTGGCAAAAAAGGCTAAACTGGTCTATCCGCAGCCGCAAAATCTGGAAGGCATTCTGAGCGCAATCGGCGATTGCAACGCCCTCGTGGTCAGGAATACGAAAATTACCCGGCAGATCATGGAAGCGGCGCCGCAGCTTGCTGTGATCGGGCGGCATGGCGTGGGCTATGACACCGTTGATATCGCCGCGGCCGCTGATTTGGGGATAACGGTCGTTTACACCCCGGCTGCCAATACGGAAAGCGTGGTGGAGATTGCCATCGGCTTTATCATCTGTCTCGGGCGAAAAATCGTTGAAGCGCATGCCGTGATGCAATCCGAACAATTGCTCAGCGACACAGCAACCATGCCGATCCTGACTCGTCAAAAAGGGTTGATCAATGCCGATCTATGGGGAAAAACGCTGGGCGTGGTCGGGGTCGGCAGAATCGGTTCCTCTGTGGCGAAGAGAATGAAAGCGGCCTTCAACATGCGCGTTTTGGGCTATGATCCCTATGTGGATGAGGAGACGCTCTCCGGCTATGGAGTGCAGAAAATGTCTTGTCTCAAGGAGATGCTTCCCCAGTGCGATTTTGTCAACATTCATTGTTCAGGAGGCGCGAAAACGCGCCATCTGCTCGATGCGGGCATGCTGGCCCTGATGAAGAAGGATGCCTACCTGATCAACACGGCGCGCGGCACCGTGGTAGATGAGGCCGCGCTGATTGACGCGCTCCAAAGCAAGCAGCTCGCCGGCGCGGCCCTCGATGTCTATGACCCGGAGCCGCCGCGGCCGGGAAATCCGCTGCTGCACATGAAAAACGTAATCGTTACGCCGCATTTCTGTGCGATGACCGAAGAGAGCCTGTACAATATGGCGACGATGGTAGCCCAAGGGGTCGTGGATGTGCTGGAGGGCCGGCAGCCGCAGTATCCGGTAATATAG
- a CDS encoding DUF3842 family protein — protein sequence MHVIDGQGGGNGATLIKYLRETYRDSVELIALGTNAIATAQMIKAGADRTYKGVRGS from the coding sequence ATCCATGTGATCGACGGTCAGGGGGGAGGAAACGGGGCCACCCTGATCAAGTATTTGCGGGAAACATATAGAGACTCGGTCGAACTGATCGCCCTCGGGACTAACGCAATCGCCACGGCTCAGATGATCAAGGCAGGCGCTGATAGAACATACAAAGGTGTTCGCGGCAGTTGA
- a CDS encoding CooT family nickel-binding protein — protein sequence MCLASAYFNNENGPLIMKDIAHFRVDGDNLEIETLFGERKAVQGKIIEVDFFASKIFLEQNQATVIEGDSHPSQLEK from the coding sequence ATGTGTTTGGCGTCGGCCTACTTTAATAACGAAAATGGTCCACTTATCATGAAGGATATCGCGCACTTCAGAGTGGATGGCGACAATCTGGAGATAGAGACGCTTTTCGGGGAACGCAAGGCAGTGCAGGGGAAAATCATCGAGGTTGATTTCTTTGCTTCAAAAATATTTCTCGAACAGAACCAGGCGACCGTAATTGAGGGCGACTCTCACCCGTCCCAGCTTGAAAAATAG